A stretch of Treponema vincentii F0403 DNA encodes these proteins:
- the mltG gene encoding endolytic transglycosylase MltG, translated as MKKKRFCLIMLLSVCLLLIAAGAAVIYTPASFDANPAEQLFTIKRGTSSRSIAADLKAAGLIRFEYPTYLYFRFSNKSIKAGTYKLSPAWSVPTLCTYLQAGKQELIKVTVPEGLTLSKTAAILEDRHVVVAGDFLAAAENEALLQSYGILGDSAEGFLFPDTYFFAYDETAERVVTTMLDNFFSKTAAIPHFPTDPVQRYEAVILASIIEREYRVPEEAAKIAGVFSNRLQIGMGLQSCATVEYILTEVQHKPHSERLLNKDLEIDHPYNTYKWRGLPPGPISNPGMTALYAACNPEKSDYLYFRLEDAETGTHVFTRNLTEHARAGAIILKRAAGR; from the coding sequence ATGAAAAAAAAACGCTTTTGTTTAATAATGCTTTTATCGGTATGTCTTCTCCTGATTGCAGCAGGGGCTGCCGTTATTTATACACCTGCTTCTTTTGATGCAAACCCTGCAGAACAACTTTTTACTATTAAACGAGGTACTTCTTCACGGTCAATCGCTGCCGATTTAAAAGCAGCCGGACTTATCCGGTTTGAGTATCCGACATATCTATACTTTCGTTTTTCTAATAAATCAATTAAAGCTGGGACATATAAACTTTCTCCCGCTTGGTCGGTGCCCACGCTCTGCACCTATTTACAGGCAGGGAAACAAGAATTGATCAAGGTTACCGTACCGGAGGGACTGACACTCTCAAAAACGGCAGCAATCCTTGAAGACCGGCATGTTGTTGTTGCTGGTGATTTCCTCGCCGCAGCAGAAAACGAAGCTTTGCTGCAATCTTACGGAATTCTCGGCGATTCCGCCGAAGGCTTCTTATTTCCCGATACCTATTTTTTCGCATACGATGAAACGGCAGAGCGGGTTGTAACGACAATGCTGGACAATTTTTTTAGTAAAACCGCTGCCATCCCTCATTTCCCTACCGATCCCGTACAGCGTTATGAGGCGGTTATTTTAGCAAGTATTATCGAGCGGGAATACCGCGTGCCGGAAGAGGCGGCAAAAATAGCCGGCGTCTTTTCAAACCGCTTACAAATCGGGATGGGACTGCAATCGTGCGCTACCGTCGAATATATTCTTACGGAAGTACAGCATAAACCGCATTCCGAACGCTTGCTGAATAAAGATTTGGAAATCGATCATCCGTATAATACATATAAATGGAGGGGGCTTCCTCCCGGGCCGATTTCAAACCCCGGAATGACGGCTTTATATGCCGCCTGTAATCCCGAAAAAAGCGACTATCTTTATTTCCGTTTGGAAGATGCTGAAACGGGCACGCATGTATTTACAAGGAATTTAACGGAACACGCAAGAGCGGGCGCCATTATTTTAAAACGGGCTGCAGGGCGCTGA